GAATGAAGTCCATGTGCGTGCACACGCTCCGGAACGCATGGTGAACGTCAACGTGGCTTATAACGATACTTGCCTGACGGAATACTGGGCGGATTCGATTCTCGTTTCGACGCCGACGGGTTCGACTGCATACAACCTTGCTGCTGGTGGCCCGATTATCCACCCTTCGACGCCTGCGGTGGTGCTCACGCCTGTGGCTCCGAGCAGCCTCTCGGTGCGTCCGCTTGTGCTTTCGCTTACGGATAAAAAATTGCGAATGGCTTCGGCGGTGAATTGCTCGCTCGACCTCGTTTTTGACGGGCGCATCACGCTTGAAATGAAACCGGATGAATATGTGATGTTGTCTGAAAGTAAGCTTGTGACGACGTTTATTCGTATGCGTCACACGGGATTTGTAGGCGCTCTTCGCGAAAAGCTTGGCTGGACGGGGAAGCCGCGTTCTGCTTAATGCTGCGGGGCGTCAATTTTTTTGATGCAGCCTTGCTTTAAATCGCCCAACTCAAAATTGCAGAACTTGATGCGCACAAGGCGCAAAACTTCGTAGCCGAGCTTCGCGAGCATGCGACGAATTTCGCGATTCTTGCCTTCGTCCAAAGTGATTTCTAACC
The DNA window shown above is from Fibrobacter sp. UWB2 and carries:
- a CDS encoding NAD(+)/NADH kinase yields the protein MEKSFSSIGIVGFKDKSADLACALKQITSWALEHPQVKFYALDSLKELVKKPIRVVKESALQKTDLLLAIGGDGTVLTAAHMALGHNIPILGVNAGRVGFLAESRVEGLTKTLDSLLAGDFSTRERMMIEAAVYHGRKCIAKQTVLNEVHVRAHAPERMVNVNVAYNDTCLTEYWADSILVSTPTGSTAYNLAAGGPIIHPSTPAVVLTPVAPSSLSVRPLVLSLTDKKLRMASAVNCSLDLVFDGRITLEMKPDEYVMLSESKLVTTFIRMRHTGFVGALREKLGWTGKPRSA